A genomic window from Synechococcus sp. CBW1107 includes:
- a CDS encoding monovalent cation:proton antiporter family protein, giving the protein MTSLLLDIVVIFTMSAVAVVLCHRFSIPSSIGLLLAGVLAGPDLFRLVQNVHEIELLAEIGVVLLLFVIGLEISLADVARLRRHFLIGGSLQFFGTAALVGAICRGLGLSLGQGVYVGFVVALSSTAIVLRMLQERAELETPHGRTTLAILIYQDVGVVPVMLIAPLLAGVGAASGADTIAALLGRIALVALVAWLAWRWIVPWLLERITRTRSSEAFLLGVFSLCVGIAMMTQSLGLSLALGAFLAGFILSESEYSHQAVAVMLPFRDVLMSLFFVSIGMLLDIQFMLAHPLSLLLLTLGVVLVKPLVAAGSALVVGLPLGGSVLTGLALAQVGEFSLVATKAGVSTGLLGPDIFQTVLDVAVLSMMLTPALVACGPGLAAWVATTPLRRLERRRLVPVSSGSTDGLSGHILIVGFGVTGANLARTARRCDIPYAVLDVNAAIVRDALSAGEPIHYGDASQEPILRLVHADRARAIVVVIDDPAGARRVVELARRFAPDAFILVRSRYLREVETLLSLGADEVIADELEVSIEVFSRVLARMLVPREDIKRLIGEVRGDWRQMARSLSPESTAVSDLRVAVPHLTTHSLRLGEQSPLVGHTIASCGLRAEHNVTILAITRSGEPITHPHGHTLLLADDILFVIGPEAWDPFSVR; this is encoded by the coding sequence ATGACCTCCCTTCTGCTCGACATTGTCGTGATCTTCACGATGTCAGCCGTGGCGGTGGTGCTCTGTCACCGCTTCAGCATTCCCAGCTCGATCGGCCTGCTGCTGGCGGGTGTGCTCGCCGGGCCGGATCTGTTCCGGCTGGTGCAGAACGTCCACGAGATCGAACTGCTGGCCGAGATCGGCGTGGTGCTGCTGCTGTTCGTGATCGGGCTGGAGATCTCCCTGGCGGACGTCGCGCGTCTGCGCCGTCATTTCCTCATCGGCGGCTCCCTGCAGTTCTTCGGCACCGCAGCACTGGTGGGGGCGATCTGCAGGGGGCTGGGGCTCTCCCTAGGACAGGGGGTGTATGTGGGCTTCGTGGTGGCGCTCTCCAGCACGGCCATCGTGCTGCGCATGCTGCAGGAGCGAGCCGAACTGGAAACACCGCATGGGCGCACCACCCTGGCGATCCTGATCTATCAGGATGTGGGTGTCGTTCCGGTGATGCTGATCGCACCCCTGCTGGCTGGGGTGGGGGCAGCGTCGGGAGCAGACACGATTGCGGCCCTGCTGGGAAGGATCGCCCTCGTGGCTCTGGTGGCGTGGCTGGCCTGGCGCTGGATCGTGCCCTGGCTGCTGGAGCGCATCACCCGCACCCGCAGTTCGGAGGCCTTTCTGCTCGGTGTGTTCAGCCTTTGCGTGGGCATCGCGATGATGACCCAGTCGCTGGGGTTGTCACTGGCGCTGGGTGCTTTTCTGGCGGGTTTCATTCTCTCGGAGTCGGAGTATTCCCATCAGGCGGTGGCGGTGATGCTGCCCTTCCGCGATGTGTTGATGAGCCTGTTCTTCGTGTCGATCGGCATGCTGCTCGACATCCAGTTCATGCTCGCCCACCCGCTCTCGCTGCTGCTGCTCACCCTGGGAGTGGTGCTGGTCAAACCCCTGGTGGCCGCCGGCTCGGCCCTGGTGGTGGGCCTGCCCCTGGGTGGGTCGGTGCTCACCGGCCTGGCGCTCGCCCAGGTGGGTGAATTCTCCCTGGTGGCCACCAAGGCCGGCGTGAGCACCGGCCTGCTCGGGCCCGACATCTTCCAGACCGTTCTGGATGTGGCCGTGCTGAGCATGATGCTCACCCCGGCTCTGGTGGCCTGCGGTCCAGGCCTGGCCGCCTGGGTGGCCACCACCCCCCTGCGGCGGCTGGAGCGCCGCCGCCTGGTGCCGGTCAGCTCCGGCAGCACCGATGGCCTCAGTGGTCACATCCTGATCGTGGGCTTCGGGGTCACCGGCGCCAACCTGGCCCGCACGGCCCGACGCTGCGACATCCCCTATGCCGTGCTCGATGTGAACGCCGCGATCGTGCGCGATGCCCTCAGCGCCGGTGAGCCGATTCACTACGGCGATGCCAGCCAGGAGCCGATCCTGCGCCTGGTGCATGCCGATCGGGCCCGCGCCATCGTGGTGGTGATCGATGATCCCGCCGGTGCCCGGCGCGTCGTGGAACTGGCGCGCCGCTTTGCTCCCGATGCCTTCATCCTTGTGCGCAGCCGCTACCTGCGTGAGGTGGAAACGCTGCTGTCCCTGGGGGCCGATGAGGTGATCGCCGATGAACTCGAGGTGTCGATCGAGGTGTTCTCCCGCGTGCTGGCGCGGATGCTCGTGCCCCGCGAGGACATCAAGCGTCTGATCGGTGAGGTGCGCGGCGACTGGCGCCAGATGGCCCGCAGCCTCTCGCCGGAGTCCACGGCCGTGAGCGACCTGCGCGTCGCTGTCCCCCACCTCACCACCCACTCCCTGCGCCTGGGCGAACAGTCACCGCTGGTGGGCCACACCATCGCCAGCTGCGGTCTGCGCGCGGAGCACAACGTCACGATCCTGGCGATCACCCGTTCTGGGGAACCCATCACGCATCCCCACGGCCACACCCTCCTGCTGGCTGACGACATCCTCTTCGTGATCGGTCCCGAGGCCTGGGATCCGTTCAGCGTGCGCTGA
- a CDS encoding VOC family protein: protein MPSNPVTWFELNVSDIERAKAFYTDVFQVEFQDFSNPEMDYWCFPMDTSQVGAGGALMRMDGCEPGKGGTMVYFSCEDCAIEESRVVPAGGQVCRPKMAIGEFGFISVVLDTEGNPIGLHSMR from the coding sequence ATGCCGAGCAATCCCGTGACCTGGTTCGAGCTCAACGTGAGCGACATCGAACGGGCCAAGGCCTTTTACACCGACGTGTTCCAGGTGGAGTTCCAGGACTTCTCCAATCCGGAGATGGACTACTGGTGCTTCCCGATGGACACCTCCCAGGTGGGCGCCGGCGGCGCGCTGATGCGCATGGACGGCTGCGAACCCGGCAAGGGCGGAACCATGGTGTACTTCAGCTGCGAGGACTGCGCCATTGAAGAAAGTCGCGTGGTGCCGGCCGGCGGCCAGGTCTGCCGCCCGAAGATGGCGATCGGCGAGTTCGGCTTCATCTCGGTGGTGCTCGACACGGAGGGCAATCCGATCGGACTGCATTCCATGCGTTGA
- the mtnA gene encoding S-methyl-5-thioribose-1-phosphate isomerase: MNIDGKAWRTIWLEDGGRSVGVIDQTRLPHSFSTRSLATLDQAAEAIATMVVRGAPLIGVTGAYGLMLALQADPGEASLAAAFERLNATRPTAINLRWALERVRDRVIPLPAAERAAAAAAEAAVIADEDVAMCAAIGDHGLELLRRLAAERPPERQQEPLNVLTHCNAGWLATVDWGTALAPIYKAHRAGLAIHVWVDETRPRNQGASLTAFELGREGVPHTVIVDNAGGHLMQHGLVDAVIVGTDRTTRTGDVCNKIGTYLKALAAHDNGVPFYVALPASTIDWTLADGVAGIPIEARSPEEVTHIQGLAQTGSAAGEVALLQLPPQGSRGFNPAFDVTPARLVTALITERGVAPASEAGLRSLYGPLASGSEPAAAAEVER; encoded by the coding sequence ATGAACATCGACGGCAAGGCCTGGCGCACGATCTGGCTCGAAGACGGCGGCCGTTCGGTGGGGGTGATCGATCAGACCCGCCTGCCCCACAGCTTCAGCACCCGCTCGCTCGCCACGCTCGATCAGGCCGCCGAGGCGATCGCCACGATGGTGGTGCGCGGCGCCCCCCTGATCGGTGTCACCGGTGCCTACGGCCTGATGCTCGCCCTGCAGGCCGATCCGGGGGAGGCCTCTCTGGCGGCGGCCTTTGAGCGGCTCAACGCCACCCGCCCCACCGCGATCAACCTGCGCTGGGCCCTGGAGCGGGTGCGTGACCGGGTGATTCCGCTGCCTGCGGCCGAGCGCGCCGCCGCGGCCGCGGCGGAGGCGGCCGTCATCGCCGATGAGGATGTGGCCATGTGCGCGGCGATCGGCGATCACGGTCTTGAGCTCCTGAGGCGGCTGGCGGCTGAGCGGCCTCCCGAGCGGCAGCAGGAACCCCTGAATGTGCTCACCCACTGCAACGCCGGCTGGCTGGCCACCGTCGACTGGGGCACCGCCCTGGCCCCGATCTACAAGGCCCACCGTGCCGGGCTGGCCATCCATGTCTGGGTGGATGAAACACGCCCCCGCAACCAGGGCGCCAGCCTCACCGCCTTCGAGCTGGGCCGCGAAGGGGTGCCCCACACCGTCATCGTCGACAACGCCGGCGGTCACCTCATGCAGCACGGCCTGGTGGATGCGGTGATCGTGGGCACCGACCGCACCACCCGCACGGGGGATGTCTGCAACAAGATCGGCACCTACCTCAAGGCCCTGGCCGCCCACGACAACGGCGTGCCCTTCTACGTCGCGCTGCCCGCCTCCACCATCGACTGGACCCTCGCCGATGGTGTGGCCGGGATCCCGATCGAGGCCCGCTCCCCCGAGGAGGTGACCCACATCCAGGGGCTGGCCCAGACCGGCTCCGCAGCGGGTGAGGTCGCCCTGCTGCAGCTGCCCCCCCAGGGAAGCAGGGGCTTCAACCCTGCCTTCGATGTCACCCCGGCGCGGCTGGTCACGGCCCTGATCACCGAGCGGGGGGTGGCACCAGCCAGCGAAGCGGGATTGCGGAGCCTCTATGGACCGCTGGCCTCGGGCTCAGAGCCAGCGGCGGCGGCGGAAGTAGAGCGCTAG
- the corA gene encoding magnesium/cobalt transporter CorA gives MAPGTMVFVGERKCERARVDIFDYNAEQLSETQDVELSQCFEQALAGNSVTWINVNGIHDVGLIERLGEHFGLHPMTLEDLVNTSQRPKLEEFGHYLLIVMKMMEFERSSASISIEHLSLILAENVVLSFLEDEGDVFDSLRERIRKGKGRIRQLKADYLAYALMATVVDHYFQAIEQIGDHIEEIDDKILEDPSPDDIQDIHYLKRDVLTLRKAAWPCREVISAIEKGSSPVLTDSTRVYWRDLYDHTIQVIDMVETYRDILGGMHDTYLSSLSNRMNEVMKTLTIISSIFIPLTFIAGVYGMNFENMPELRWRLGYQATLGLMVLIGAGLALYFRRRRWL, from the coding sequence ATGGCGCCGGGAACGATGGTGTTCGTTGGCGAGCGCAAGTGTGAGCGCGCCCGTGTCGACATCTTCGATTACAACGCCGAGCAGCTGAGTGAAACCCAGGATGTGGAACTGAGCCAGTGCTTCGAGCAGGCCCTGGCTGGGAACAGCGTGACCTGGATCAACGTCAATGGCATCCACGACGTGGGCTTGATCGAAAGACTGGGAGAACACTTTGGCCTCCACCCGATGACGCTGGAAGACCTGGTGAACACCAGCCAGCGCCCCAAGCTGGAGGAGTTTGGTCACTACCTGCTGATCGTGATGAAGATGATGGAGTTCGAGCGCAGCAGCGCCTCGATCAGCATCGAGCACCTCAGCCTGATCCTGGCCGAGAACGTGGTGCTCTCCTTCCTGGAGGATGAGGGAGATGTCTTCGATTCCCTGCGTGAAAGAATCAGGAAGGGCAAGGGCCGAATCCGGCAGCTGAAGGCCGACTACCTCGCCTACGCACTGATGGCCACGGTGGTGGATCACTACTTCCAGGCCATCGAGCAGATCGGTGATCACATCGAGGAGATCGATGACAAGATTCTCGAAGACCCGAGCCCGGATGACATTCAGGACATTCACTATCTCAAGCGCGACGTGCTGACGCTGCGCAAGGCGGCATGGCCCTGCCGTGAAGTGATCAGTGCGATCGAGAAGGGATCCTCACCGGTGCTGACCGACAGCACCCGGGTGTACTGGCGTGATCTCTACGACCACACCATTCAGGTGATCGACATGGTGGAAACCTACCGGGACATCCTCGGCGGCATGCACGACACCTATCTCTCCAGTCTCAGCAACCGCATGAACGAAGTCATGAAGACGCTCACGATCATCTCGTCGATCTTCATCCCGCTCACCTTCATCGCGGGCGTGTACGGCATGAACTTCGAGAACATGCCGGAGCTGCGCTGGCGGCTTGGCTATCAGGCCACCCTGGGACTGATGGTGCTGATCGGCGCGGGTCTAGCGCTCTACTTCCGCCGCCGCCGCTGGCTCTGA